A window of the Lactuca sativa cultivar Salinas chromosome 5, Lsat_Salinas_v11, whole genome shotgun sequence genome harbors these coding sequences:
- the LOC111878344 gene encoding LOB domain-containing protein 22 gives MTNHNNNHNPSNNKIIHHRLLPSPTTTTITTTRSNSTIQACAACRYQRRKCAPDCILAPYFPHDRQRQFQNAHKLFGVSNITKIIRHLDQPQKDEAMRTIIYQSDVRAQDPVGGCYRIIRELHRQIEISRTELEIVLQQLAYFRTLAVQNQTQTQPQFNHDQILIDEVDCDIHLVNNPDVDAHLCDDSHSSVDRLHRRNSLDLDLDNIPLQQHEQKDHDQYVSGKQDATGWGDDNVVVPVQSWAVVHDSPPSSGNCFDVKPQPFQTLHASVCDDFKSLLLNDIPHEEKFQFKETNEPSDESLFNEENHKALIKEENVSYQYHNEDHEATLKDCKATQIEGE, from the exons ATGACCAACCATAACAACAACCACAACCCTAGCAACAATAAAATCATCCACCACCGCCTCCTCCCCTCACCCACCacaaccaccatcaccaccacccgttCTAACTCCACCATCCAAGCCTGCGCCGCCTGCCGTTACCAACGCCGGAAATGTGCCCCTGACTGCATTCTCGCTCCTTACTTCCCCCACGATCGGCAACGTCAGTTCCAAAACGCTCATAAACTCTTCGGTGTAAGCAACATCACGAAGATTATTCGTCACCTGGATCAACCACAGAAAGACGAAGCCATGCGCACAATTATCTACCAATCCGACGTTCGTGCTCAAGACCCTGTGGGTGGATGCTACCGAATCATCCGGGAACTCCATCGTCAAATCGAAATCTCACGAACCGAGCTTGAAATCGTTCTTCAACAGCTCGCATATTTCCGGACACTTGCTGTGCAGAATCAGACACAAACCCAACCACAATTTAATCATGATCAGATCCTTATTGATGAGGTCGATTGCGATATTCATCTCGTTAACAATCCAGACGTCGACGCACATTTGTGCGATGATTCTCATTCTTCCGTCGATCGTCTTCATCGTCGAAATAGTTTAGATCTTGACCTAGATAACATACCTTTACAACAACATGAACAAAAAGATCACGATCAATATGTTTCAGGGAAACAGGATGCTACTGGTTGGGGAGATGATAATGTGGTGGTGCCAGTCCAATCATGGGCCGTCGTACATGATTCGCCGCCGTCGTCTGGCAATTGCTTTGATGTCAAGCCTCAACCGTTTCAGACCTTACATGCTTCAGTATGTGATGATTTCAAGTCGCTTCTGCTCAATGATATACCACATGAAGAAAAATTCCAATTCAAAGAGACAAACGAACCAAG tGATGAGAGTTTATTCAACGAAGAAAATCACAAAGCTTTAATTAAAGAAGAGAATGTTTCCTATCAATACCACAATGAAGATCATGAGGCTACACTCAAAGATTGTAAAGCTACTCAAATTGAGGGAGAAtaa
- the LOC111878357 gene encoding probable 3-hydroxyisobutyrate dehydrogenase, mitochondrial isoform X1 → MAIRSLLKLAESKFNFTSPRFPLPCSARTISSSSVPSHLERVGFIGLGNMGSRMANNLIKAGYNVAVHDINLSVIKMFSDKGISVKGSPMEVAEISDVVITMLPSPTHVLEVYTGSNGLLNGGNPVRPWLFIDSSTIDPQTTRKLSSAVSNSALIEHKDSWNTPVMLDAPVSGGVSAAETGTLTFMIGGLEEAYKAAEPLFSSMGKNTIYCGSSGTGSAAKICNNLAMAVSMLGVSEAFVLGQSLGIKAATLTKIFNSSSARCWSSDTYNPVPGVMGGVPSSRNYDGGFASALMAKDLNLASASAKEIGLNCPLTSEAKHIFTKLCDDGLGKKDFSCVFRNFYNGKDEL, encoded by the exons ATGGCTATTAGATCGCTTCTAAAACTTGCTGAATCTAAATTCAACTTCACTTCCCCTCGCTTTCCATTACCATGTTCAGCTAGAACAATCTCTTCATCCAGCGTCCCATCTCACTTGGAA AGGGTTGGATTCATAGGCCTAGGAAACATGGGATCAAGAATGGCAAATAATTTGATTAAAGCAGGATACAATGTAGCAGTTCATGACAT CAATCTTAGTGTCATAAAGATGTTTTCAGACAAAGGAATCTCTGTAAAAGGATCACCAATGGAGGTTGCAGAAATTAGTGATGTTGTAATTACCATGTTGCCCTCACCTACCCAT GTATTAGAAGTGTACACAGGATCAAATGGTTTACTTAATGGTGGGAATCCAGTGAGGCCATGGTTGTTCATAGATTCATCTACAATTGATCCTCAAACAACCAGAAAGCTATCTTCAGCTGTATCTAATTCTGCATTAATTGAACATAAAG ATTCCTGGAATACCCCTGTGATGCTGGATGCTCCTGTCTCTGGAGGTGTTTCTGCAGCAGAAACTGGAACACTTACATTCATG ATTGGTGGCCTAGAGGAAGCTTATAAGGCTGCAGAGCCATTATTTTCATCTATGGGAAAAAATACAATATACTGTGGTAGTTCAGGGACTGGTTCT GCAGCTAAGATTTGCAACAATTTGGCAATGGCTGTGAGTATGCTTGGTGTTTCTGAAGCCTTTGTTCTTGGCCAATCTTTAGGAATTAAAGCTGCTACTTTAACAAAAATATTCAACTCTTCAAGTGCTCGTTGTTGGAGTAG TGATACGTATAATCCAGTACCTGGTGTGATGGGTGGAGTGCCCTCATCAAGAAATTATGATGGTGGATTTGCATCTGCACTGATG GCAAAAGATTTGAACCTTGCTTCAGCATCAGCTAAAGAAATTGGTCTAAACTGCCCATTGACTTCTGAAGCAAAACACAT ATTTACAAAACTTTGTGATGATGGTCTTGGGAAAAAGGATTTTTCTTGTGTTTTTCGTAATTTCTATAATGGCAAAGATGAATTGTAA
- the LOC111878357 gene encoding probable 3-hydroxyisobutyrate dehydrogenase, mitochondrial isoform X2 produces MAIRSLLKLAESKFNFTSPRFPLPCSARTISSSSVPSHLERVGFIGLGNMGSRMANNLIKAGYNVAVHDINLSVIKMFSDKGISVKGSPMEVAEISDVVITMLPSPTHVLEVYTGSNGLLNGGNPVRPWLFIDSSTIDPQTTRKLSSAVSNSALIEHKDSWNTPVMLDAPVSGGVSAAETGTLTFMIGGLEEAYKAAEPLFSSMGKNTIYCGSSGTGSAAKICNNLAMAVSMLGVSEAFVLGQSLGIKAATLTKIFNSSSARCWSSDTYNPVPGVMGGVPSSRNYDGGFASALMAKDLNLASASAKEIGLNCPLTSEAKHMS; encoded by the exons ATGGCTATTAGATCGCTTCTAAAACTTGCTGAATCTAAATTCAACTTCACTTCCCCTCGCTTTCCATTACCATGTTCAGCTAGAACAATCTCTTCATCCAGCGTCCCATCTCACTTGGAA AGGGTTGGATTCATAGGCCTAGGAAACATGGGATCAAGAATGGCAAATAATTTGATTAAAGCAGGATACAATGTAGCAGTTCATGACAT CAATCTTAGTGTCATAAAGATGTTTTCAGACAAAGGAATCTCTGTAAAAGGATCACCAATGGAGGTTGCAGAAATTAGTGATGTTGTAATTACCATGTTGCCCTCACCTACCCAT GTATTAGAAGTGTACACAGGATCAAATGGTTTACTTAATGGTGGGAATCCAGTGAGGCCATGGTTGTTCATAGATTCATCTACAATTGATCCTCAAACAACCAGAAAGCTATCTTCAGCTGTATCTAATTCTGCATTAATTGAACATAAAG ATTCCTGGAATACCCCTGTGATGCTGGATGCTCCTGTCTCTGGAGGTGTTTCTGCAGCAGAAACTGGAACACTTACATTCATG ATTGGTGGCCTAGAGGAAGCTTATAAGGCTGCAGAGCCATTATTTTCATCTATGGGAAAAAATACAATATACTGTGGTAGTTCAGGGACTGGTTCT GCAGCTAAGATTTGCAACAATTTGGCAATGGCTGTGAGTATGCTTGGTGTTTCTGAAGCCTTTGTTCTTGGCCAATCTTTAGGAATTAAAGCTGCTACTTTAACAAAAATATTCAACTCTTCAAGTGCTCGTTGTTGGAGTAG TGATACGTATAATCCAGTACCTGGTGTGATGGGTGGAGTGCCCTCATCAAGAAATTATGATGGTGGATTTGCATCTGCACTGATG GCAAAAGATTTGAACCTTGCTTCAGCATCAGCTAAAGAAATTGGTCTAAACTGCCCATTGACTTCTGAAGCAAAACACAT GAGTTAA